TCCATGACGCCGTCGAGGTTGCCGTCCCAACCGTCGGGTACCCACGCGAAGGCCAGCGCGCGTTTGATTTTCGGCCAGTTTTTTTGCAGAAAAGCGGTATTGCCCGACAGTTGCCAATCGCGGTAAAACTTCATAATCGTACCCATTTGCCCGTCGGCGGCGGCCATGCCGTTGCCCGCGCCTTTGTTGAGCGGCAGTCCCACCCGAAACTGCATGATGCCCGAGGTGCTGTCGAGGGCGTAGTTAAACTCCACGTCGCGCATGGTTTGGGCCAGATCACCGAACAAAAAGGCCGTAGCCTGCTCGTAGTTCCACACGTGCGTACACGAACCCGCACACGAGCCTTCGCTGTCCATGACACCTTCCCAGCCAAACATGCGTCCGTCTTCGGTGCGGAACACGGTTTGGGAGCGCAACGTGCTGAGATTGAACAGCGCCGCTTCTTTGACGGCTTCGGGGTAGCTGCTTTTGAGGAAACTGTTGACAAACAGCAACGTCTCGTTTTCGAGTTGGGGCAATTGCGGCACGGCCTTTTCGGCCACATCCCACGCGTCGGCATAGCGGGTGGTGTAGTAGTTGCCCACGCGCTCTTTCGACCACGCAAAGCGGTTGGGAAAATGCCACGTGATGAAAAACGTAAACGACTCGGTCTGTTTGGGCTGAATGGTTTTCTTTACCGCCAGCGACGCCATCGGGTCTTCGTCGGCCACGGTGGTTTTTTCGGTCAGTTTTCCGTCGTCCGTAAAATCATCCCAAAAATCCAGCAAGGCATTTTCCCAGGCGTTGGGCACCGAAGAGGTGCGGTAGCTAACGTCACCCACGGCGTTGGTACTCAGCGCAATGGTTCCCCAGGCGGGGTCGGCTTTGTCCACACCGTCGGAATACATAAAAATGCCCTGACCGGTTTTTCCCTGCCGAAACTGATTTTTGTTCTGCTTCGCGCCCGATGGATTAACCTCGCCTTTCCACGATTTGGAACCTTTGGAGCCGTCTTTCCCCACAAAATTACGCATAGACCCCGCCACCGAAACCGTCAGCGGTTGGTTGGAGGTATTGGTCACTTCATAGGTCAGGGCCGCCATCGGAATCCCGCTGCGCTCGGCGTCGCCGGGAATGAGCGGATTAAAGGCTTTGATCTGAACGCTGATGGGCAGTTTTTCGTCCGACAAATTCACCTGTCCAAACGGATACGCCGCGTCAAAGCTCGCTTTGGCAAAGCGCGGCAGTCCGTGATGGTCCACGGGGCGCCCTTCCATGTGCTGGTACTCATGGGTTTCGAGCGGGCCGATGAGGGCTTTGGCCTGCGCCTTTTCCGTTGGTTTTTTGACGTAAATGGCAAAGAACGGGGCCATATTGCCGGGCAGGGTGGTGCTGAACCCTTTGCCCGGGCGGTTCATGATCTCCCAATCCTGCAATTGTCCGCGCCCGCCCAGCGACACCGTACCTGTACCGATGCCGCCGATGGGTAGGGCGATGCGGGTGAGGTGCTGTTGGTCGTAATGCTTCAGCATCGGCCACTTTTGGGGTTTCCAAGGGGTTTGGGCGAGGGCTTGGGTAGCGAAGAGGAGGAAAAAGAGTTTTTTCATTTTGGCTTTTTTTTATTGTACCACGGAGTGGCACAGAGCTTATACACAGAGTTTCACAGAGAAAACTTAGTGTAACTCCGTGCTAAACCGCTGCGGCGGGCCGCTCAGTGTAACTCTGTGGTTAAAAGAGTTTTAGTTAATGCTTCGTAATTTCTTCCAAACTCACGCCCGGCGTTCTCCTTACCACGGTATTCATCGCTATTTTCCCAATTGCGCGTTCGGCACCGTTACAGCGTGTCTTTCATTTCCTTTTTGTGAATGATCGAATAAATATCCGTTCTTCGGTCTTTTAAATTTCGAACACTTCCAAATTGATTTAATTCCCGTAACATATCAATATCAACGTCGGCAATTAAGATCATTTCGGTATTGGGGGTAGCTTCCGCTTTTATTCCGTTGGTGGGAAACGAAAAATCGCAGGGAGTAAAAACCATGGATTGGGCATATTGAATATCCATGTTGTGCACCTTCGGTAAGTTGCCGACGCTGCCCGCAATGGCCACATAGCATTCATTTTCAATGGCTCGGGCCTGTGCGCAGTTTCTTACCCTTGAATAGCCGTTTTGGGTGTCGGTGAGGAAGGGCACAAACAGAATATTCATGCCCTCATCGGCTAAAATACGGCTTAACTCAGGAAATTCAACATCATAACAAATAAGGATTCCTATTTTTCCGCAATCAGTATCAAACGTTTTGATGGTGCTGCCGCCCTGCATTCCCCATACCTTTGCTTCATCCGGGGTTACGTGCAATTTTTCAAATCGTTCAATTCCCCCGTCTCTTTTGCATAGATATCCCACATTGTACAGATGGTGATCAACGACTTCCGGCATACTTCCTGTAATGATATTGATGTTGTACGAGATGGCAAGCTCAGAAAAACGGGTAACGATGCGCTCCGTGTATTCGGCCAATTTTCGGATGGCTTCGGGCTCGGAGAGGTGATTGTAATCAGACATCAAGGGAGCATTGAAAAACTCCGGAAACAGCGCAAAATCAGACCGATAGCCCGATACCGCATCCACAAAGTATTCCACCTGCTGCATGAGCTCATCAAAGTTGTTGTACAGTCTCATCTGCCATTGGATCAGGCCCAATCGGATCACTGATTTTTTAAAGGCCGCCTGATCTGAACTTTTTTCATAATACACATTGTCCCACTCCAGCAGTACGGCATATTCATTGGAGTCGGTGTCGCCTTCCAGATAGCCTTGCAGGATTCGGGCCGGGTGAAAGTCGTTGGACAATTGAAAGTTTAAAACAGGGTCGTGAATTTCTTTGTTTCGTACCTTTTCAATGTACTCTTTGGGGGAGATGGTATCGGAATATTGATGGTAATTGGGGATTCGTCCCCCAAACACAATGCCTTTCAGGTTTAATTTCTCACAAAGTTCTTTTCGGTAATCATACAGGCGCCTTCCCAGTCGCAGGCCGCGAAATTTGGGTTTAATAAATACATCAATTCCGTACAAAACATCGCCTTTGTTGGTATGGGTGTTAAAACTGTAATTTCCCGTTATGGCTTTGTACGTATGTTTGGATTCAACTTTATCGTAGTCTACAATAATGGATAACGCACATCCCGCCAGTTCGTTATCTACTCTGATACCCACTTGCCCTTCATGAAAAAGAGTGATCAATGTTTTGATGTGATGTTCTTTCCAATACGCGTTTGGCATAGTGGAATAGGTCTCAATCATGATTTCTTTGATCTCTTGGTAGTCTTCCTGGGTAAGAAAAACCAACTCAATATTCTCAATTGTTTTATTGTCTTTGTTTGTTTCCATAATGTGTTTTCTTCTTTTTGCCGGTCTTCGGCATGGTGTGTGTTTTGAGTGAGTGTCCTTTGTTAACTAATTGATTTTAAATAGTATAATCTGCCGATTATCTTGAATGAATATACGGTAACTGTCAAATATTCTACGTTGATATTCGTTAAAGTTGCGAACAATATACAGAAGAAACAAAGAACCGGTGCGGAAGTTTTCGTAACAAATAACGAACCCCGATACGGATAAACAGTGGCAGAAACTTGGTGCGCCACTTCCCCGAAAAATAAGTCGCCGATCACTAAGCAGGAGTCATCGACGCGAAAAATACCCAATTTAATGCTTCGAGATCTCTTCCAAACTCACGCCCAGCATTCTCCTTGCCACGGCGTTCAGCGCCGTTTTATCGCCTTCAAAGTGGTACGTGCGGCTGCGGTGGGTGAGGGTTTCGCCTTTTTTGAGGGCTTTGGCGGGGGAGGAGGATTCCAGTTCGTAAAACGGGCCCATTTGGGTGCCGTCTTCGACGGGACCGTCGTTGTAAGAATTGGCGGCGTCGCCTTTGAAGGGTTCTTTCTGGATTTCCCACATGGAGTTGACGTAGTCGCCGGTGGGATCTAAATCGTAGGTGACAATGGTTAATACGCCTTTTTCGGAATCATAACTACCCATCACAGGCTTGGCAATGCTCGGCGGCAGACCGATCTTGCTGCGGTGTTTGCCGTCGGCTTTGAAGTACAACACGCTGTCTTCGATGATGAGGCGCTCGGCGGGGACTTTGCCGAAATAGCTGTCGTTGATCTTGCCTTTGTGGTCAGTTCCTCCTACAAACGGCACTACCACGGTGGTTTGGGGTGTAGGGTTAAACATGCCCAAAATCCAGATAGAAAGCAATCCCGTTTCTTTTTTCCAGTCGGCTCCTTGGTTGGTGATTTTATTGATGCTTTCGTAGGCGACCGTTTTTACGTCTCGAAGCGGAAAATTGATGGCCGTTTCCACTTCTACTTTGCTGAGCGTTTCTACACTGCGGTCAATGACGATGTTGAATGTTGTGCCTGAATAATTGGTCAGCGAAGCGGTTTTGCGAAATACTGCTTTGGATTTGTCGGAAGAAACTACCTCAAACGGCTCGGAATCAAGGACGCCCGGGACCTGCCAATCGTCGAACACGAATTGTTTGCCCTGCTGAAAATAAATGGAAAACTGCCCGCCTTCCGGGCCGATCCAAAAGCGGTCTTCGCCGCCGAAGGCGCTCATGTGCGGTGTAAATTTGCCCGATTCGAGGAGTTTATAGTTCAACCATCCGTAGCTGTTGCCGGAGGTGCCGTTGGCGGTAGAGGTCATGACGCGTCCCTGCAACGCTCCGACCACGGCGACCTGCGCCGAGTCATCGTCGGGAGAAATAAGTACAAGGGGCTTTTGGTGTTTTTTTAAGAATTCGAGGTCAGCGCCGAAGGAATTTGCAGGAGAAGACATGGTTTCGTTTTTGGAAGATGAACAACTGATAAACAGAAAAATAAAAACCGCACAGGCGATCCTGAGGAAAATGTAACATGTAAAAAAGCCGTTTTTGGGCGTGGGTTTAACCTCTACAATTGCGGGAGGGTGGGAAAGGTTGTTTTTGGAAGATAGAAACATAGCGGTAGGAAAGGGTTAAGGTTGTTTTTTAAGCCATTCGATGACGGCGGGGTACAAATCGGCCACGGTTTGGTTGGGCGCACGATTTTTGTAGCAATTTAGCACAAATTGGTTGAACTCCCTGAACCGATGAAAACCGCGGCCGTTGACCATAAAATCTTCTTCTTTTTTGTTGATTTTCTCAAAATCTTCGGGACTGAAATTGTCGTAAGCATAAAGGCTGAAAGTAGCCCAGGTCATGTATTCGTTGAAGGTCAAATAGGCCGATTCATACATGCCTTTATTACCTGCTTTGGTTTGGTTCCATTTTTTCCAATCAGGCATGGCGGCTTCTACCTGCCTGCGGTAGGTATCCGTGACGGGGTTGACGTAGTTGTGGTCTATTTCGGTAAAAACCATCCGCGACCAGGCCCCTTCTTTTTCGGCTTCAGTGCGGGTATCAGGCAGGTCATTGGGGGCAGTGACAAACATGAGGGTTTGTCGAAAGCCTTTGTTGGCTACCCGAAATGTGAAATGAAAGCCGCCATCCATGGCAGTCAAAAAGATTTTATAGCTGTCATAACGCGCCGGAAACTGACTTTCTGCCCATTTCCACATCTTTTGCATGGGCATAAACCGGTCAGCACGGCCTATTTGCCGTTGGTAGTAGTCTTTTTGTTGGGCATAAAAAGACCGAAAATTTGATTTTTCTACAAAATCGCGCAGGAGGGCGGGGCGGTCGGCGAGTCCCAATGTAATGGCATTGATGGGAAATCTGCTTTGATAGATTTCGTTGTTAATCAGCTTATTATTAGCCGTAAAACTACGCATAATGGCGTCTTTGCGGAATTGAAGGTAGTTGTAACTGCCCAATTTATTCATTTTTTTGGCAACGTACTTTACCATTGGGTGACTTTTGAAGGGGGCGAAATGAGCTTTGACGGCTTGTACGTAAGGGTCTTTGTCGTTCAACACATTGCGATAGCCCGTGAGTGCGACCAAAATAGCGCTCAATTCGTAGGCTTCGGGTATCTCGATGGTAGCTTGTTGGCGATTTTGGCGTTGATATTCGGCTGAAAAACGGGCTTTAGGTGCCAAAGGATTACCGCAGGAGGTACACACAATCCCGAATAAGAAGGCGACAACGAGAAGCTTTAACGTAAAAAATGGATTTTTTTGAATAGTCATTTGTGCAGGATTTACTGGCAATTTTATCCATTTTTCATTGGTAAAACCAAACGAATTATCTCCTTTCAACAAAAACTTAAGGCCATGCTTCATGCGTAACTGCCTTTATAAAATACTCAATCCTGCCAACCTTCGGGTTTGATGGAGTTCGGTTTTTCCGCGCAGAGCACGGTGCGGAGTTTCGGGAGGGATTGGGGGGGGGCGTCCGTAAAGCCCTCTGAACAGCCCGATGGGTGCTCCCGGGTTGGTGATGCGTTGGAGCCAATACAGCGTTTTGTACGTCGAAGAGGCTGAAAAATACCCTACGACGATTTCTCTGTCATTGGCTACATTTTTAACGTTTCCGACGGGAGCCGCAGGCGGCGTATCGGTTAGGGTGCCGGTGCGTTGGGTTTGGTCGGCCAGTAGTTTGTAGTGGCGATACGCGCCGGGGATAAGTGAAAATTGACGAATTTCTACCAAACAGGCAATGTCCTGAAAGTAAGGGACTTTCGCTACGCGCTTGTCGACGACGGTGCGCCCGTTATTGTATAGGCTACTCGCGGCGTCGACCTCGCAGTTCTGAATGATCTTCCAACACATTGGTTCGCAATACAGATCCTGAAAATCACCCACCTGACAATATTCCTGCCGTTCCCAGAGTTTCCACTGCCAGCGGTAATAATTGGTAGCATCGGCGGAGTCCTGAAAATCAATGTACACGTCATTGGCCGAGGTAAAACCTTTGATTGGGGTAACGGGTAGACTTTGCGCGTTGAACTGCTGATAGACTTTGGTGATGAGCACCACGGCCGGCATTGTTTCTGCCGAAGACTCGTAGCGCGTTCTGTCGGGCAGTTGGAAGCGTAATTGGTAACGGTGCCCTGCCTGACCCCTAAATTCAACGGGAGCGCTATATGTTCCGGGGATGGTTTCCCTTAAAGAAACGATTTGGGTGTCATCCACGACCGGTTCCATTTGGACTCCCGCAACGAATGGAGTCCCAAAACGTCCTGTGACCTTATCGGCGACAGAACGACTGAGTTTGATGAACTGGGATTCGGGCAGAGCCGTGAGGGTCCCCTCGACCGTGAGCAGATCAAGGGTCGAGACAAAATCAGGCTCGTACAGGTCTACGCAACCCACTACCACCCACACAACCGTAAGAGAGCCAAAGACAGACAACAGAAAGGTGCGCATATGTACAGTAACAGCAGCCGGTAACTGCTTTGGCAAATATACGTTTATCTTTTTTTGAATTTCAGGTTCCCGTATGAGGAAACAGCACGGTACTCATTTTGTCGACAAGTGAAAGTGAAGCCACGCCGGAAAGTAGAATCGTTAAGAAAAATTCTCTTATCAATGAGACCGTGAATCACTTTTTGATATTTATTCAACATCAACCGCAGCCTTGTTATGAAACGCTCTTCTTCCCTTGTTTATCTTGCACTTTTTGGCCTTGTATTGGCGGCCTGTAAAACGGATAAATCGGAATCAACCCGAACCGTATTTTTTGATACTTCCGGCATGGATACTACCATCAACCCGGCCGATGATTTTTTCAATTTTGCTTCCGGCAACTGGATGAAAAAGACCCAAATTCCCGCCGACCAAACGGGCTGGGGGTCTTTTTATACGCTTTACGAAGAAAACCTGAATAAGTTGCACAGTATCCTGGAAGAAAGTCTCAAAGCCACCCACCCCAAGGGCAGTTTGGAGCAGAAAGTAAGTGATTTTTACCGGTCGGGGATGGATACCCTGACCATTGAAAAGAAAGGTATTGAGCCCATTAAAGGGTATTTGGCCGAAATTGACCGACTCAAAACCCCGCAGGACATCATGGATTATACGGCCAAATTGGAGTCGCCCGGGGGTGTATGGGTGGGGTATTATGTAGCGGCCGATGAAAAGAACCCCGGGTACAATGCCTTACAGATCGCTCAAACGGCCCTTTCGCTGCCCGAAAAGGACTATTACTTCCGCACCGATGCCGAGACTAAAAAAGTACGGGAGGCGTATAAAAAATACGTGGCAACACTTTTTACCCTTTCGGGGGTAGATTCGACCGCCGCAAAGAAAAAAGCGGAAAGGATGCTGGCGCTGGAAACCGAAATCGCCAAATCCCACCGCAGTCCCGTTGAATTACGTAACCCTGAACTGAACTATAATAAATTTGCGGTCAAAGATTTATCGGCCCTGACCCCCGACATAGATTGGGCGCGTTTTGTGAAGACCATGGGTGCCCAAACGGATACGCTCATCGTTGGGCAGCCCGATTATTATAAGGCGTTGAGCGCATTGCTCAAAACACAGCCCATCGACGTACTGAAAGACCGCATGAAGCTGTCGGTACTGTCGGGTGCGGCCTCTTCGCTGACCAAAGCCTTTCGGGATGCACAGTTTGACTTTTACGGCAAAACCCTCAACGGCCAACAGGTGCAGGACGCCCGTTGGAAACAGATCACCAACGCCGTGGATGGCGGTCTGGGGGATCTGCTGGGGCAGTTATTTACCCAAAAGTACTTCACGGCCGATGCCAAAGACCGCATGAATGAGCTGGTCAACAATTTACAGGATGTGTACCGCGACCGCATCAAACGCCTCGACTGGATGTCGGACTCAACCAAAACGGAAGCGGTCAAAAAACTGGATGCCTTTATCAAAAAGATCGGTTATCCCGACAAATGGAAAGACTACGCCGAAGTGGACATTGTAAAAGACAATTTTTTTGCCAACAAACGTGAAATTGCCATCTACGAAGGCAAGCGCAACCTGGCCAAGATCGGCAAGCCCGTCGACAAGACCGAATGGGGTATGACCGCACCCACCGTCAACGCCTATTATAATCCTACCTTTAACGAGATCGTGTTTCCGGCGGGCATTCTCCAGTTTCCGTTCTTTGACAATGCCGCCGACGACGCCATCAACTACGGGGCCATCGGTGCCGTGATCGGCCACGAAATGACGCACGGCTTTGACGATCAGGGACGTCAATACAACTACATGGGTATGTTGAAAAACTGGTGGAAACCCGCCGACGGCGACAAGTTTAAGCGCAAAGCCATGGTGGTGGTGAAGCAATACAGCGGCTACAAAGTGCTGGACAACATGAGCGTGAACGGAGAGCTGACCTTGGGCGAAAATCTGGCCGACCTCGGAGGGCTTTCGATTGCGTACGAAGCCTTTATGAAAACCAAACAGGCCCAAAGTGGCGAAAAGATCGACGGTTTTACCCCGCAGCAGCGCTTCTTTCTCGGATTTGCGCAGGTATGGCGCATCAAGACCCGGGACGAAAGCATGCGGATGCGTATCACGATGGACCCGCACTCTCCCGAACAGTTCAGGGTCAACGGGCCGTTGGCAAACATGAACGAATTTTACGAGGCATTCAACGTCAGACCGACCAATAAGCTCTACCGACCCGACAGCCTTCGCGTGCGGATCTGGTAAGTTGGGAGTAAAACAAACCGTAACATGTTCCAAAAAACAGCGTTAGCCCTTCTCATTGCTTTTTCGTCTGCCCGTGCGCAGCAGACGCTTTTTTCGGCCAAAGGCCTGCAGCCGGCGCTGTGTGCGGGCGAAAAGGGAACCATAGAGATGGTGTTTGGGAAGGGAAATGCAATTTATTATTCATTTTCAGAAAACAAAGGGCAACATTTTTCGCCCCCTATCTTAGTGGACAGTCTTCCGGGCCTGCATTTAGGAGCTTCGAGAGGGCCGCAAATTGCCTCTTCCGGAGCCTCTACGGTCATAACCGCCATTGATAAACAGGGGAATGTGTATGCGTATGTACACGATCGTACCACGGGAAAATGGCAAACCAAGCGCAGGGTCAACGATGTACCTGAAATAGCAAAAGAAGGGTTCAATGCGTTGGCGAGCGACGGAAAGGGAACGTTCTTTGTGCTCTGGCTCGACCTCAGAGACGATAAGCAAAACAAACTCTACGGCAGCGTTTCCCATGACGGCGGCCTGACGTGGGCAAAAAATACACTCATTTATCGCTCCCCCGACGCAACGGTCTGCGAGTGCTGTCAACCCTCCGTGCTGATGAACGACCGACGGGTGTACATTATGTTCCGAAATTGGATCAACGGTTCCCGTGATATGTACGTCACGATTTCCGAAGAGGACGGTACTGCGTTTTTGCCCGCGGTCAAAATGGGCGAAGGAACGTGGAAACTGAATGCCTGCCCCATGGACGGCGGCGGAATGAGTGTGACAAAAAGCGGAGTGCTGACGACGGTGTGGCGACGGGAAAAACAACTCTTTACCTCCACAATGGGCGTGGCGGAAGTGTTTTTGGCCGAAGGCCGTAATGCTTCCATTGCCACTACCGCCCGACACACCTTTATTGCCTGGCAGGATCAGGGTCAGGTGTGGTTCCGGCAGTCGTCGCAGAAGTTGCCCGTCAGCCTGGGAACGGGTCGTTTTCCCCGCGTTTTGGCGCTCAACGAAACACAGGCGTTTTGTGTGTGGGAAGATAACCAAACCCTCCGAGGAAAGCTTCTGACGGAAGAGTAATTTAAAGTGCCTTATTTGTATTTTCGCTCTCTCCTGCGGTCCCTGAACGGTCCGGAAAATATACGGTTTAGTTAATCTGGATCCAAAAACGACCGCTTGATAAGTTTTTTTGGTCAGTAACGTTAAAAGTTGTAGGTTACGTATGAAATTCGGTTTGAAGCGTGCCTTTTGGGATAATCGTATGCGCTCTCCTAACCTCATGGTTTACTCAACGTTATCATTTATTTCAAATGTTGTTTTTGAAAAGAGACTTCTTTAGTGTTCTCAATTCCGGACTTTTTGTGCTGCTTATCGCTTTACTGTCCGGGTGTGGAGAAGTCGAAAACAGTAATCTTCGGCGAAAGGTCTATATCGAAAAGAAAGACGGCAGGTATACGTTATACAAAGACGGCAAGCCTTTTTTTATCAAAGGAGCTTCAGGGTATTCGTATGGATCGGTGTTGAAGGCATCGGGCGGAAATACCTTTAGGACGTGGGATACAACGCGTTTGGCCGTGGTTTTAGACAGTGCGTTGGCCAATGATCTCTCCGTGATTGTGGGGTTCTACCTGCCGGATTATCATGAAACGGCCTTTTTTGAGGACCCCGGGCAGGTAGCACAAATGCATAAAGCGTATCAAAACGTCGTAAACCGATTTAAGCATCATCCGTCTCTGTTGATGTGGTCTGTCGGCAATGAAGTTATTCTTCCTTACAATCCCTCCTATAATAATTTTTACACAGTCTTTAATAGTTTAGTCGATATGGTTCATAGAGATGATCCCGACCATCCCGTTACGACAGTTCTCCTGAATTTTGACCAAAAATCAATTTTTAATTTGGTGCTTCGCTGCGATGTCGACATTTTGTCATTTAATATATACAGCCGGATCAACACCCTGCGTGATGATTTGGCGGCGATTAAATGGCTTTGGAGCGGCCCCTATATGCTGTCGGAGTGGGGTATTAACGGCCCTTGGGGAGGAACCGAACAGACTGCCTGGGGGGCGTACCTGGAACTTAATTCAAGTGAAAAGGCCGCACTTTGCATGACCCGCTACCGGCAATATATGCCCTTGGAAGATTCCCGTTTTTTTGGGTCGTGTTTGTTTTATTGGGGGCATAAACAGGAAGGGACGCATACGTGGTTCAGTCTTTTTGATGAGGCCGGGGCGTTATCCGAGACGGTTGGTACGATGAGGTTTCTTTGGACCGGGAAATCCTCCCAAAACGAGTTTCCCGTGGTAAAATCCCTTTTACTTAATTCAAAAAAGGCCAAAGACAATATTTTGCTTACGCCCAATACACCTGCGGTGGCGGCGCTGAGTGCTTCGGGCGAAGGCATCAAAACAATAAAGTGGCAATTGTTCAAAGAGGATTGGCTGCGAATAAACAACCGGGCCGGTACCCAAAAGCTCACCCCGATGCCTCAGCTGAATAAAAGCTCAACAGAAGCCGAGATCACCTTTACCGTGCCTGAGGAGGAGGGACCCTACCGGCTTTTTGCCACTATATACAACAACCGGGGGAATTATGCCACCTGCAACATCCCTTTTTACGTAGTAAGTCCCCAATGAAAGAACAGACGCTGATAAAGCCACCTACCCGACAACAGTTGTTTACCCTGAGGCTTATGATTCTTCTGGGAGTGCTGTCGATGGCGTTTTTTATGACGGAAATGATGTCGGAAAGTGTTCGGGGAAACGGAGTACTCTACGCAATGCTGATGACGACGTTCTTTTTTGCCTGTCTCACAACCCTTTACGAATGGTACCATTATTTCAGCATCACTGTTCCGAAGGCGCCGCCTGCCGGTAAAACCTATACCGTCGATATTTTTACCACCTTCTGCGCGGGCGAGCCTTATGAAATGATTGAGCAAACCCTGAGAGCTGTTGTTGCAATAACCTATCCGCATACCTCTTATCTTTGCGACGAGGCTGACGACCCCTACCTAAGGCGTCTTTGTTCGGAGTTGGGGGTGCGGCACGTTACCCGCCTTGAAAAAAATGACGCTAAGGCGGGCAATATCAACAATGCGCTGCGCCAATCATCAGGTGAGCTTTGCGTTGTTTTGGACCCGGATCATATCCCCTCTCCCGATTTTTTAGACCCGATTGTGCCGTATTTCCATGATTCTGAGATTGGGTTTGTCCAGATTGTTCAGGCTTACAGCAACAGCGAAGAGAGCCTCATTGCCAAAGGTGCCGCGCAGCAGACTTATCAGTTTTACGGTCCGATGATGATGACAATGAACCATTACGGAACCGTAATGGCCATTGGGGCCAACTGTACATTTCGGCGCGAGGCCCTGGAATCCATCGGAGGACATGCCGCCGGCCTTGCCGAGGATATGCATACTGCCATGCAGCTGCACGCAAAGGGC
Above is a window of Runella slithyformis DSM 19594 DNA encoding:
- a CDS encoding M13 family metallopeptidase; this translates as MKRSSSLVYLALFGLVLAACKTDKSESTRTVFFDTSGMDTTINPADDFFNFASGNWMKKTQIPADQTGWGSFYTLYEENLNKLHSILEESLKATHPKGSLEQKVSDFYRSGMDTLTIEKKGIEPIKGYLAEIDRLKTPQDIMDYTAKLESPGGVWVGYYVAADEKNPGYNALQIAQTALSLPEKDYYFRTDAETKKVREAYKKYVATLFTLSGVDSTAAKKKAERMLALETEIAKSHRSPVELRNPELNYNKFAVKDLSALTPDIDWARFVKTMGAQTDTLIVGQPDYYKALSALLKTQPIDVLKDRMKLSVLSGAASSLTKAFRDAQFDFYGKTLNGQQVQDARWKQITNAVDGGLGDLLGQLFTQKYFTADAKDRMNELVNNLQDVYRDRIKRLDWMSDSTKTEAVKKLDAFIKKIGYPDKWKDYAEVDIVKDNFFANKREIAIYEGKRNLAKIGKPVDKTEWGMTAPTVNAYYNPTFNEIVFPAGILQFPFFDNAADDAINYGAIGAVIGHEMTHGFDDQGRQYNYMGMLKNWWKPADGDKFKRKAMVVVKQYSGYKVLDNMSVNGELTLGENLADLGGLSIAYEAFMKTKQAQSGEKIDGFTPQQRFFLGFAQVWRIKTRDESMRMRITMDPHSPEQFRVNGPLANMNEFYEAFNVRPTNKLYRPDSLRVRIW
- a CDS encoding sialidase family protein; translated protein: MFQKTALALLIAFSSARAQQTLFSAKGLQPALCAGEKGTIEMVFGKGNAIYYSFSENKGQHFSPPILVDSLPGLHLGASRGPQIASSGASTVITAIDKQGNVYAYVHDRTTGKWQTKRRVNDVPEIAKEGFNALASDGKGTFFVLWLDLRDDKQNKLYGSVSHDGGLTWAKNTLIYRSPDATVCECCQPSVLMNDRRVYIMFRNWINGSRDMYVTISEEDGTAFLPAVKMGEGTWKLNACPMDGGGMSVTKSGVLTTVWRREKQLFTSTMGVAEVFLAEGRNASIATTARHTFIAWQDQGQVWFRQSSQKLPVSLGTGRFPRVLALNETQAFCVWEDNQTLRGKLLTEE
- a CDS encoding glycoside hydrolase family 2 TIM barrel-domain containing protein, which produces MLFLKRDFFSVLNSGLFVLLIALLSGCGEVENSNLRRKVYIEKKDGRYTLYKDGKPFFIKGASGYSYGSVLKASGGNTFRTWDTTRLAVVLDSALANDLSVIVGFYLPDYHETAFFEDPGQVAQMHKAYQNVVNRFKHHPSLLMWSVGNEVILPYNPSYNNFYTVFNSLVDMVHRDDPDHPVTTVLLNFDQKSIFNLVLRCDVDILSFNIYSRINTLRDDLAAIKWLWSGPYMLSEWGINGPWGGTEQTAWGAYLELNSSEKAALCMTRYRQYMPLEDSRFFGSCLFYWGHKQEGTHTWFSLFDEAGALSETVGTMRFLWTGKSSQNEFPVVKSLLLNSKKAKDNILLTPNTPAVAALSASGEGIKTIKWQLFKEDWLRINNRAGTQKLTPMPQLNKSSTEAEITFTVPEEEGPYRLFATIYNNRGNYATCNIPFYVVSPQ